A portion of the Granulosicoccus antarcticus IMCC3135 genome contains these proteins:
- a CDS encoding phytanoyl-CoA dioxygenase family protein yields the protein MLNEQQKEQFWKDGYLLVENVVSQESLQAMKESFAGWVEESREHTEPYGDTLDGRPRYDVEPGHTAEKPGLRRVNAPIEVSAAYFDAMADSGMTDAIAGLIGPNVKFHHSKINAKLPGGTTAVKWHQDFPFTPHSNDDLITALLMVDEVTEENGPLEVIPGSHTGPIHDLWHDGVFTGSVDNELAEKCQSKAIRCIGPAGSVCLMHTRLLHGSAPNMSSNSRNLFICVYSAEDAVPYAANPMPTEHEGMLVRGERTNSVRSKQFEMKLPQKPTTASFFDQQDKHKVA from the coding sequence GCCATGAAAGAGTCTTTCGCCGGCTGGGTGGAGGAGAGTCGGGAGCACACCGAGCCCTATGGCGACACTCTCGATGGTCGTCCCCGCTATGATGTCGAGCCAGGACACACAGCCGAGAAACCCGGTCTACGTCGGGTGAATGCTCCTATTGAGGTGTCTGCTGCCTATTTCGATGCCATGGCTGACAGTGGAATGACTGATGCGATTGCAGGCTTGATCGGCCCGAACGTAAAATTTCATCATTCGAAAATCAACGCCAAGTTGCCGGGTGGCACAACGGCTGTCAAATGGCATCAGGATTTTCCGTTTACGCCACACTCCAACGATGATCTGATCACGGCACTGCTGATGGTTGATGAGGTCACCGAAGAGAATGGACCCCTTGAAGTCATACCGGGATCTCACACAGGCCCTATCCACGATCTCTGGCACGATGGCGTGTTTACCGGTTCGGTAGATAATGAACTAGCCGAAAAGTGCCAATCAAAAGCAATCCGATGTATTGGTCCTGCAGGTTCGGTTTGCCTGATGCACACACGTTTGCTGCATGGTTCGGCACCCAATATGTCAAGCAATTCCAGAAACCTGTTTATCTGTGTGTATTCAGCCGAAGATGCTGTGCCGTATGCGGCAAACCCGATGCCGACTGAACATGAAGGGATGTTGGTACGCGGCGAGCGAACCAACTCGGTCAGGTCAAAACAGTTTGAAATGAAGTTGCCTCAAAAGCCTACGACAGCCTCCTTCTTTGATCAGCAGGATAAGCATAAGGTTGCTTGA